A DNA window from Insulibacter thermoxylanivorax contains the following coding sequences:
- a CDS encoding aminotransferase class I/II-fold pyridoxal phosphate-dependent enzyme: MDQNRTPLFTALRQHAERNPVQFHIPGHKKGVGMDPEFRDFIGSNALSIDLINIAPLDDLHQPTGVIMEAQRLAAEAFGADHTYFSVQGTSGAIMTMILSVCSPGDKIIVPRNVHKSVMTAIILAGAKPIFIYPEMDHRLGIAHGITTRAVRKALEMHPDAKGLLVINPTYFGICANLKEIVDLAHSYDVPVLVDEAHGVHIHFHEALPLSAMQAGADMAATSVHKLGGSLTQSSILNLREGRVDPKRVQAIISMLTTTSTSYLLLASLDTARRHLALNGRQMVEHALRLARYARQEINAIPGLYCFGDEIRGNEATYDYDPTKLTIHVAELGITGYEAEGWLREAHNIEVELSDMYNLLCLITAGDDEQSVQRLVDALRELSAMHAQQSTANPVKVRVPEIPQLSLSPRDAFYADTEVVPLKQAAGRIIAEFIMIYPPGIPVLLPGEIITQENIDYIMEHLEVGLPIQGPEDKTIQNVKVIIEKAPIF; encoded by the coding sequence ATGGATCAGAATCGCACACCGTTGTTCACAGCTCTGCGGCAGCACGCGGAGCGCAATCCAGTTCAATTCCACATCCCTGGGCATAAGAAAGGGGTCGGGATGGATCCCGAGTTCAGGGATTTCATCGGCTCGAATGCGCTGTCCATCGATCTGATCAACATCGCTCCGCTGGATGACCTTCATCAACCAACAGGTGTGATTATGGAAGCACAGCGCCTGGCAGCGGAGGCCTTCGGCGCCGACCATACCTACTTCTCCGTACAGGGCACCAGCGGGGCGATCATGACGATGATCTTGTCCGTCTGCTCCCCCGGGGATAAGATCATCGTGCCGCGCAATGTGCACAAATCGGTCATGACGGCCATCATCCTGGCCGGCGCGAAGCCGATCTTCATCTATCCGGAGATGGATCACCGTCTGGGCATCGCTCACGGCATCACGACGCGCGCCGTGCGCAAAGCGCTGGAGATGCATCCCGATGCCAAGGGGCTGCTCGTGATCAATCCGACTTACTTCGGCATCTGCGCCAACCTGAAGGAGATCGTCGACCTCGCTCATAGTTACGATGTTCCCGTGCTGGTCGATGAAGCGCACGGCGTTCATATCCATTTTCACGAAGCGCTGCCCCTCTCGGCGATGCAGGCAGGTGCAGATATGGCCGCGACCAGCGTGCACAAGCTGGGAGGCTCGCTGACCCAGAGCTCCATCCTCAATCTGCGGGAGGGGCGCGTCGATCCGAAGCGCGTGCAAGCGATCATCAGCATGCTGACAACGACGTCGACCTCTTATCTCCTGCTGGCATCGCTGGATACGGCCCGCAGGCATCTGGCGCTGAACGGCAGACAGATGGTCGAACACGCCCTGCGCCTCGCCCGTTATGCGCGTCAGGAGATCAATGCCATACCGGGGTTGTACTGCTTCGGCGACGAGATTCGCGGCAATGAAGCTACCTATGACTACGACCCGACGAAGCTGACGATCCATGTCGCTGAGCTCGGCATCACCGGATATGAGGCAGAAGGCTGGCTCAGGGAGGCACATAACATCGAGGTAGAGCTAAGCGATATGTATAACCTCCTCTGTCTGATCACCGCCGGGGATGATGAGCAGTCGGTGCAGCGGCTGGTCGATGCGCTGCGCGAACTGTCGGCAATGCATGCGCAGCAGAGCACAGCCAATCCCGTTAAAGTGCGCGTACCAGAGATCCCGCAGTTGTCGCTCTCGCCGCGGGATGCTTTCTATGCCGACACTGAAGTGGTGCCGCTTAAGCAGGCAGCAGGACGCATCATCGCAGAATTCATCATGATCTACCCGCCGGGGATTCCGGTTCTTCTGCCTGGAGAGATCATCACCCAGGAGAATATCGATTACATCATGGAGCATCTGGAAGTGGGGCTGCCCATCCAAGGGCCGGAGGACAAGACGATCCAGAACGTGAAGGTCATCATAGAGAAGGCTCCGATCTTCTAA
- the thiS gene encoding sulfur carrier protein ThiS: MRLTVNGELREVQAGTVESMVKELGLDNKLIVVEIDGQIVEKQDWSDVALREGMKVEIVHFVGGG, encoded by the coding sequence GTGAGATTAACGGTGAACGGTGAGCTCCGAGAGGTTCAAGCCGGCACTGTGGAGAGCATGGTGAAGGAGCTCGGTCTCGATAACAAGTTGATCGTCGTGGAGATCGACGGACAGATCGTTGAGAAGCAGGATTGGTCCGACGTTGCACTGCGTGAAGGAATGAAAGTCGAGATTGTGCACTTTGTGGGAGGCGGTTGA
- a CDS encoding ThiF family adenylyltransferase, which translates to MSLQEDHLQQHRKQEEAVEERYSRQILFAPIGRAGQERLAQSRVLIVGMGALGTVLANHLVRAGTGFVRITDRDYVEFSNLQRQMLFDEEDAREALPKAEAAARKLVRINSSVTIEPVITDVTARNIEELAADVDLILDGTDNFQTRYLMNDYAFRAKIPYVYGGVVSSRGMSAAFIPGRTPCFRCLLPEDGSAGGETCDTVGVLSPVVDIVASYQSAEALKILTGNLDAVRRSLFTFDVWHNRFYELKFPAPSKSCPTCAKGEYPALDLRRAAEVTTMCGRDSVQITGGQALDLKVWQERLSRVGKVTANPYLMRVQLPEGERLTLFPDGRVLVQGTSEPARARTLYARYIGM; encoded by the coding sequence TTGAGCTTGCAGGAGGATCATCTGCAGCAGCATCGCAAGCAGGAAGAAGCGGTTGAAGAACGCTATTCGCGGCAGATTTTATTCGCCCCGATCGGCCGTGCGGGTCAGGAGCGCCTTGCGCAAAGCCGCGTGCTGATCGTCGGCATGGGGGCCCTCGGCACGGTTTTAGCCAACCATCTCGTGCGTGCGGGAACGGGGTTCGTTCGCATCACGGACCGCGACTATGTGGAGTTCAGCAATCTCCAGCGGCAGATGCTGTTCGATGAGGAGGATGCGCGTGAAGCCCTGCCGAAGGCGGAAGCGGCTGCCAGGAAGCTCGTGCGGATCAACTCAAGCGTAACCATCGAACCGGTGATCACCGATGTGACGGCGCGGAATATCGAAGAGCTGGCCGCCGATGTCGATCTCATCCTTGACGGCACGGATAATTTTCAGACGAGGTACCTGATGAACGACTACGCCTTCCGTGCGAAGATCCCGTATGTTTACGGCGGAGTGGTCAGCTCGCGCGGCATGTCAGCGGCCTTCATACCGGGGCGGACGCCTTGTTTTCGCTGTTTGCTGCCGGAGGACGGAAGCGCCGGCGGCGAAACCTGCGATACCGTGGGCGTGCTGTCCCCCGTCGTCGATATCGTTGCTTCCTATCAGTCGGCAGAGGCGCTGAAGATCTTAACGGGCAATCTGGATGCCGTGCGCAGGAGTCTCTTCACCTTCGATGTCTGGCACAATCGCTTCTATGAGCTGAAGTTTCCTGCGCCCAGCAAGTCTTGCCCGACCTGCGCCAAGGGGGAATATCCGGCGCTCGATCTTCGCCGGGCTGCAGAGGTGACAACGATGTGCGGCCGTGATTCCGTGCAGATCACCGGCGGCCAAGCTTTGGACCTTAAGGTTTGGCAGGAGCGGCTGAGCCGCGTCGGCAAGGTGACAGCGAATCCCTACCTGATGCGGGTGCAGCTGCCGGAAGGAGAACGGTTAACCCTGTTCCCCGACGGGCGTGTACTCGTGCAAGGGACGAGCGAACCGGCGCGGGCGAGAACGCTGTATGCTCGTTATATCGGAATGTGA
- a CDS encoding DUF1292 domain-containing protein, with product MSEHEHQHEHDEHEDIVVTMTDEEGNEREMLLAFTFDVDEQIYAVLLDYHDPEEEGVIMRLEEEEGDTVLVNIEDDEEWERVVAVYNELAEQEQF from the coding sequence ATGAGTGAGCATGAACATCAACATGAACATGATGAACACGAAGATATTGTTGTAACGATGACTGATGAAGAGGGCAATGAACGGGAGATGCTGCTGGCATTTACATTCGATGTAGATGAGCAGATCTACGCCGTGCTTCTGGACTACCATGATCCGGAAGAGGAAGGCGTCATCATGCGCCTCGAAGAGGAAGAAGGAGATACCGTTCTTGTTAACATAGAGGATGATGAAGAGTGGGAACGCGTGGTCGCTGTCTACAATGAGTTAGCTGAACAAGAGCAGTTCTAA
- a CDS encoding cold-shock protein → MTALFRKVEEPVPEAVTEIWACTNEDCNGWMRDNFTFAADNPACPLCQSYMVRDERVLPILTNYTKTTV, encoded by the coding sequence ATGACTGCATTGTTCCGTAAAGTGGAAGAACCGGTGCCGGAGGCGGTGACGGAGATCTGGGCATGCACCAATGAGGATTGCAACGGCTGGATGCGCGACAACTTCACTTTCGCTGCGGATAATCCCGCCTGCCCGCTCTGCCAGTCCTATATGGTCCGCGATGAACGCGTGCTGCCGATCTTGACCAATTACACGAAGACGACCGTATGA
- a CDS encoding MFS transporter, whose product MATEAKEQRRLFTPFIIRMLLVLFFVEFVKGALIVTILPVYMNIVLGLSAYTVGWTLALQYAGDNLFRTPMGYVIDRIGYRIGILGGVAVAGVSVWIMAYGKSSGWMLLAATLLGIGTSPLWPSVIAGATAEAGEQARGKVMSVVYVAWLSGTGLGPVVINLLIRGNDYLPTFWFLLGLLAFVLAIALFLPDHAAKGGPGRHEYALRTKSDSPLLQRASVYIRNVLSSIHVSPLFYPALFLQNIAIGLLAPVLTLYAKEILHLSNVMYSLLLIFGGGITILLLYPVGLLVDRWGTRWLLHIGFLLSSAAIVFFTSARSMPLLLGTSGLIGVSYALIIPAWNAYIAALVPEDKRAFVWGFFLTIEGGGMVAGSILSGRLWDTFGPQAPFFVSGGVMVVIFVLHLFISNKQPVMVR is encoded by the coding sequence TTGGCAACAGAGGCTAAGGAACAGCGGCGGCTGTTCACGCCCTTCATCATCCGGATGCTGCTCGTTCTGTTCTTCGTGGAGTTTGTAAAAGGGGCGCTCATCGTGACGATCCTGCCCGTCTATATGAACATCGTGCTCGGTTTATCCGCTTATACCGTAGGCTGGACGCTGGCTCTGCAATATGCGGGGGATAATCTGTTCCGCACGCCGATGGGATATGTGATCGACCGCATCGGCTATCGCATCGGCATCCTGGGAGGCGTGGCTGTGGCCGGTGTTTCCGTGTGGATCATGGCCTATGGGAAAAGCAGCGGGTGGATGCTCCTCGCAGCAACCCTGCTGGGGATCGGCACATCGCCGCTTTGGCCGAGCGTTATCGCCGGAGCCACGGCAGAAGCAGGGGAACAGGCGCGCGGCAAGGTGATGAGCGTCGTATATGTCGCTTGGCTGTCGGGGACGGGACTCGGCCCCGTTGTGATTAACCTGCTCATCCGAGGGAATGATTATTTGCCGACGTTTTGGTTCTTGCTCGGCCTGTTGGCCTTCGTCCTGGCGATTGCCCTCTTCCTGCCCGATCATGCGGCGAAGGGAGGGCCGGGGCGGCACGAATATGCCCTTCGGACGAAGAGCGACTCGCCGCTGCTGCAACGGGCGTCGGTTTATATCCGTAACGTCCTCAGTTCGATCCACGTCAGCCCCTTGTTCTACCCCGCATTATTCCTGCAGAACATCGCCATCGGTTTGCTGGCTCCGGTGCTGACCCTGTATGCAAAGGAGATTCTTCATCTCAGCAATGTCATGTACAGCCTGCTCTTGATCTTCGGCGGGGGCATCACGATCCTCCTCCTGTACCCCGTCGGCCTCCTTGTCGACCGCTGGGGGACGCGCTGGCTTCTGCATATCGGTTTTCTCTTGTCCAGCGCGGCGATCGTGTTCTTCACGTCAGCGCGGTCGATGCCGCTGTTACTTGGGACGTCAGGCCTGATCGGCGTGAGTTATGCCCTGATCATCCCTGCATGGAATGCCTATATTGCAGCATTGGTGCCGGAGGATAAGCGGGCTTTCGTGTGGGGATTTTTCCTGACGATCGAGGGGGGAGGGATGGTCGCCGGTTCCATCTTATCGGGACGGCTGTGGGATACCTTCGGACCACAGGCGCCTTTCTTCGTGAGCGGCGGGGTGATGGTTGTGATATTTGTTCTCCATTTGTTCATTTCCAATAAACAGCCTGTTATGGTACGATGA
- the thiO gene encoding glycine oxidase ThiO, which produces MGERVIIMGGGVIGLSCAFEALMKGYKVTVVEARTCGGQASGAAAGMLAPFSENTAFPDDFFRLCRESLRLYPEWQQAVKDMSGEDFEYTNSGSLYAVYHEADLSALKQRQLWQNEFGAQAEIVEGGQLRRLEPELSPEVIAALYIPVESHVHAPDYVKALERACRRLGAEIYEQAGHAKPELTPQGIRVISEHGEIYEGDRLIVCTGAWSKMWEAQFGIAIPVFPIRGQICAYDTAPQRVRHMVFTSQGYLVSKRHGQLVCGASEDLAGFDTSVTEKGIARLLTWNDKVFPFVSALEPVLKWAGLRPATQDGYPLIGELPQDRRVIIACGHYRNGILLSPVTAKIVGGLLTGQASRLSLAAFAPERFSSGLQYMKEA; this is translated from the coding sequence ATGGGGGAACGTGTCATCATCATGGGGGGAGGCGTTATCGGCCTGTCCTGTGCATTTGAGGCATTAATGAAGGGGTACAAGGTCACCGTGGTAGAAGCGCGGACCTGCGGCGGGCAAGCCTCCGGCGCCGCAGCGGGGATGCTCGCCCCCTTCTCGGAGAACACGGCCTTTCCCGATGATTTCTTCCGCTTATGCCGCGAGAGCCTGCGCTTGTACCCGGAGTGGCAGCAGGCGGTGAAGGACATGAGCGGGGAGGACTTTGAATACACGAACAGCGGCAGTCTGTATGCGGTCTATCACGAGGCGGATCTGAGCGCGCTTAAGCAGCGGCAGTTATGGCAGAACGAATTCGGGGCGCAGGCGGAGATCGTGGAGGGTGGACAGCTTCGCCGTCTCGAGCCCGAGCTGAGCCCGGAGGTGATCGCCGCCTTGTACATTCCCGTTGAATCCCACGTGCATGCTCCGGATTATGTGAAGGCGCTGGAGCGGGCCTGCCGGAGGCTTGGCGCCGAGATTTATGAGCAGGCAGGACATGCCAAGCCGGAGCTTACGCCGCAGGGAATACGCGTGATCAGCGAGCACGGCGAGATCTATGAAGGAGACCGGCTGATCGTGTGCACCGGCGCATGGAGCAAGATGTGGGAAGCGCAGTTTGGCATCGCGATTCCGGTCTTCCCGATCCGCGGCCAGATCTGTGCCTATGACACGGCGCCGCAGCGGGTGCGCCATATGGTGTTCACCAGCCAGGGCTATCTCGTCTCCAAACGCCATGGGCAGCTGGTATGCGGTGCTTCTGAGGATCTGGCCGGCTTCGACACATCGGTGACCGAGAAGGGGATCGCTCGCCTGCTTACCTGGAACGATAAGGTGTTCCCCTTCGTCAGTGCGCTCGAGCCCGTCTTGAAATGGGCGGGACTGCGCCCGGCGACGCAGGACGGCTATCCGCTGATCGGGGAACTGCCCCAAGACCGCCGGGTCATCATCGCCTGCGGTCACTATCGCAACGGCATCCTGCTGAGCCCGGTGACGGCGAAGATCGTCGGCGGGCTGCTGACGGGACAGGCTTCCCGCCTGTCGTTGGCCGCCTTCGCGCCGGAGAGGTTCAGCAGCGGATTGCAGTATATGAAGGAGGCTTAA
- the hemG gene encoding protoporphyrinogen oxidase, translating to MTTIAIIGGGITGLSAAFALQQRIRAGQLDARLELIEAAPVLGGKIHTLRDKGFIMETGADSIVSRKFHSQPLLEKLGLGGELVYNATGRSFLFIDGKLKPIPEDTVFGIPLSVESLSESELISEQGKEEALRDLTTPNDGRFTKEDSLGAFLRYFLGEEIVARQIAPVLSGVYSGRLDDLTIASTMPYLLDYKEEYGSIIRGLEANKHRFQNTGGGKFLSFEGGLSRLPERIAEQLEDVTIRLGTRALRLAKAEEGWTIELSGGQTIRADFVILAVLHTHAQQILQDTELNELFGQLQTHSLISVYLGYDLEDDVLPADGTGFITAGEDELTCSACTWTSRKWSHTSRHHKLLLRLFYKSSQPVYERLAKMSEAELLSVAKRDVERSIGIAAQPVIHAVTRWHEAMPVYHIRHQELVTGLEQELKERYPGVLIAGCSYYGVGIPDCMQSGEQAAERIIESISGKV from the coding sequence TTGACTACGATTGCGATCATCGGCGGCGGCATCACCGGACTCAGTGCCGCCTTCGCTTTGCAGCAGAGGATTCGAGCGGGGCAGCTTGATGCCCGATTGGAACTGATCGAGGCCGCACCGGTTCTCGGAGGCAAGATCCATACCTTGCGGGACAAGGGATTCATCATGGAGACAGGGGCGGATTCCATCGTCAGCCGCAAGTTTCATTCCCAGCCGCTGCTTGAGAAGCTTGGGCTTGGCGGCGAACTGGTGTACAATGCCACCGGCCGCTCCTTCTTGTTCATCGACGGGAAGCTTAAACCCATTCCTGAGGATACGGTGTTTGGCATCCCGCTCAGCGTCGAATCCCTTAGCGAGAGTGAGCTGATCTCAGAACAGGGCAAGGAAGAGGCGCTGAGGGACCTCACCACGCCGAACGACGGTCGGTTCACCAAGGAGGATTCCCTCGGTGCATTCCTCAGGTACTTCCTTGGCGAAGAGATCGTCGCAAGGCAGATCGCTCCGGTGCTCTCCGGAGTCTATTCCGGCCGTTTGGATGACTTGACGATCGCCTCCACCATGCCTTATCTGCTCGATTACAAAGAGGAGTACGGCAGCATCATCCGCGGTCTGGAAGCGAATAAGCACAGATTCCAAAACACCGGCGGCGGTAAATTCCTGTCCTTCGAAGGCGGCCTGTCCCGGCTGCCCGAGCGGATCGCGGAACAGCTTGAGGATGTGACCATCCGCTTAGGGACAAGAGCCCTTCGCCTTGCGAAGGCGGAGGAGGGATGGACGATCGAGCTGAGCGGCGGGCAGACCATACGCGCCGACTTTGTGATCCTGGCGGTCCTTCATACCCACGCGCAGCAGATCCTGCAGGATACTGAGCTCAACGAGCTGTTCGGGCAGCTGCAAACCCATTCCTTGATCAGCGTGTATCTCGGCTATGATCTGGAGGATGATGTGCTGCCCGCAGACGGCACCGGCTTCATCACCGCCGGGGAGGATGAGCTGACCTGCAGCGCCTGTACGTGGACCAGCCGCAAGTGGTCTCATACTTCACGGCATCATAAGCTTCTCCTCCGGCTGTTCTACAAGAGCTCTCAGCCCGTCTATGAACGGCTGGCCAAGATGAGCGAAGCCGAGCTCTTATCCGTTGCCAAGCGGGATGTCGAGCGTTCCATCGGCATCGCAGCACAGCCGGTGATCCATGCGGTAACGAGATGGCATGAAGCAATGCCCGTCTATCATATTCGCCATCAGGAACTCGTGACCGGGCTGGAACAGGAATTGAAGGAACGCTATCCCGGTGTTCTCATCGCCGGTTGTTCCTACTACGGGGTAGGGATCCCCGATTGCATGCAGAGCGGCGAGCAGGCCGCTGAACGGATCATAGAGAGCATCAGCGGCAAGGTTTAA
- a CDS encoding thiazole synthase, with amino-acid sequence MIADDALVIAGKKLQSRFFLGTGLFPNPYVQQEAIKASGAEVLTFAIRRVNLDAVEDDSILQHLERENFQFLPNTSGAKTAEEAVRIARLARASGLSNWVKVEICADEKTLLPDPVETLRATEILVKEGFVVLPYTSDDPMLCKRLEEAGAAAVMPGGAPIGTGLGILNPYNIGLIVEQAKVPIIVDAGLGSAQDVAQAMELGVSGILMNTPVARAKDPVMMARAMKLAIEAGRLAYLAGRIPKRRYASASSGLEQFISRL; translated from the coding sequence ATGATAGCTGATGATGCATTGGTCATAGCGGGCAAGAAGTTACAATCGCGATTCTTCCTGGGGACGGGCCTTTTTCCAAATCCTTACGTGCAGCAAGAAGCGATCAAGGCCTCCGGGGCGGAGGTGCTGACCTTCGCAATCCGCCGCGTGAATCTGGATGCCGTTGAGGATGACTCAATCCTGCAGCATCTGGAGCGGGAGAACTTCCAGTTCCTCCCCAACACCTCCGGCGCGAAGACGGCGGAGGAGGCCGTGCGCATCGCCCGTCTCGCTAGAGCCTCGGGACTGAGCAATTGGGTCAAGGTGGAGATCTGCGCCGATGAGAAGACACTGCTGCCCGACCCTGTTGAGACGCTGCGGGCGACGGAGATCCTGGTCAAGGAGGGGTTCGTCGTCCTGCCTTACACCTCCGATGATCCGATGCTCTGCAAACGGCTGGAGGAGGCAGGCGCGGCGGCGGTGATGCCGGGAGGAGCGCCGATCGGCACCGGTCTTGGGATCCTGAATCCTTACAATATCGGCCTCATCGTCGAACAGGCGAAGGTGCCGATCATCGTCGATGCGGGACTCGGCTCAGCCCAGGATGTCGCGCAAGCGATGGAACTCGGCGTCAGCGGCATCCTGATGAATACGCCGGTGGCGCGCGCTAAGGACCCCGTGATGATGGCCAGAGCGATGAAACTGGCGATCGAGGCGGGGAGATTGGCCTATCTCGCCGGCCGCATCCCGAAGCGCCGGTATGCTTCGGCCAGCAGCGGCTTAGAACAGTTCATATCCAGATTGTAG
- the thiE gene encoding thiamine phosphate synthase has protein sequence MREFRLYAITGEEYHPGRSMLEVMEEAIKGGADIVQLRDKKGTKREILEKAYALRELTARYNVTFIVNDHIDIALACEADGVHLGQDDLPLSEARKLMGKRIIGISTHRIEEARAAEAEGADYIGVGPIFPTKTKEHAKPVTTEYIKQVEREIKIPYVAIGGIKLHNVDDVLAAGARRICAVSEIVGSPDPAETCRAFIRKIEAYTGGDKQ, from the coding sequence ATGCGGGAGTTTCGCTTGTATGCGATCACCGGCGAGGAATACCATCCCGGCCGCAGTATGTTGGAGGTGATGGAGGAAGCGATCAAGGGCGGCGCCGACATCGTCCAGCTGCGGGACAAGAAGGGGACGAAGCGGGAGATCCTGGAGAAGGCTTATGCCCTGCGCGAGCTCACAGCTCGGTACAACGTCACCTTCATCGTGAATGATCATATCGACATCGCCTTGGCCTGCGAGGCGGACGGCGTGCATCTGGGGCAGGATGATCTGCCGCTCAGCGAAGCCCGTAAGCTCATGGGCAAGCGGATCATCGGCATCTCCACCCACCGCATCGAGGAAGCGCGGGCGGCGGAGGCGGAGGGGGCGGATTATATCGGGGTTGGCCCGATCTTCCCGACCAAGACCAAGGAACATGCCAAGCCGGTGACGACGGAGTACATCAAACAGGTGGAGCGGGAGATCAAGATCCCCTATGTGGCGATCGGCGGCATCAAGCTGCACAACGTGGACGACGTGCTGGCGGCAGGTGCAAGGCGCATCTGTGCAGTGAGCGAGATCGTCGGAAGCCCGGATCCAGCGGAGACCTGCCGGGCCTTTATCCGTAAGATCGAAGCATACACGGGAGGGGATAAGCAGTGA
- a CDS encoding DUF1885 family protein: MGQSAYIELVQGSDHDSITLDDVVQVLERYRSQTALTGQQLDWNYAEMAFPYEIETRRDGEHEWLYLRGKHADYRAIFIGIGTKQEMEPEQAIAYIQVVLPDGATHGDKAKANELCRYIGRRLKAQVTMFNGRTMYFNTRK, translated from the coding sequence ATGGGTCAAAGCGCATATATCGAATTGGTGCAAGGTTCCGATCACGACAGCATCACCCTTGATGATGTGGTGCAAGTGCTGGAAAGGTATCGCAGCCAAACGGCGCTTACCGGCCAGCAGCTGGATTGGAACTATGCGGAGATGGCCTTCCCCTACGAGATCGAGACGAGAAGGGACGGAGAGCATGAATGGCTCTATTTGCGGGGGAAACATGCGGATTATCGCGCCATCTTCATCGGCATCGGTACGAAGCAGGAAATGGAGCCGGAGCAAGCGATCGCCTATATTCAAGTCGTCCTTCCCGACGGCGCTACACACGGGGATAAAGCGAAAGCCAACGAGCTGTGCCGGTACATCGGGCGCCGGCTCAAGGCCCAAGTCACCATGTTTAACGGCCGCACGATGTACTTTAATACGCGCAAGTAA
- a CDS encoding conserved virulence factor C family protein, producing MKLLSIEPTPSPHTMKLNIDESLPPGRKHTYLKENLEHAPEPIRSILSIEGVKSVFHTADFLAVDRMPKGDWRAILEQIAELLGGDKSQVSFAEADSGGYGEAQVYVQYFRNIPLQVRVRSGGEEVRLATPDRFNDAVMKVTESSPTLLKERKLVDKGIRYGDLQEIAEQMIAEIDATYSDEELARLAELAAKQGEHAEQEYSLQELSREEIAELFASNDWRKRYAALEHMKPTEEDLPLIAKALEDEHGSIRRLAVVYLGDIGGKQVLPYLYQALKDRSVQVRRTAGDTLNDIGDTDALQPMSEALRDPNKLVRWRAARFLYEFGDESVLDALRAAEDDEEFEVSLQVKMAIERITSGEEAAGSVWQQMARSRGKQ from the coding sequence ATGAAGTTATTGTCGATTGAACCGACACCAAGTCCGCATACGATGAAGTTAAATATCGATGAATCTTTGCCGCCCGGGAGAAAACATACCTACCTCAAGGAAAACTTAGAGCATGCTCCCGAACCGATCCGCAGCATCCTGAGCATTGAAGGGGTGAAGAGCGTCTTCCACACCGCTGATTTTCTGGCGGTGGACCGCATGCCCAAGGGAGACTGGCGGGCCATCCTCGAGCAGATCGCTGAACTGCTCGGCGGGGATAAGTCGCAGGTGAGCTTCGCTGAAGCGGATAGCGGCGGATACGGGGAGGCACAGGTATATGTCCAATACTTCCGCAATATCCCGCTGCAAGTCCGCGTGCGCAGCGGCGGAGAAGAAGTCAGATTGGCCACGCCCGACAGATTCAATGACGCCGTGATGAAGGTGACCGAATCCTCTCCGACTTTGCTTAAGGAGCGGAAACTGGTGGATAAGGGCATCCGTTATGGGGATCTGCAGGAGATTGCAGAGCAGATGATAGCGGAGATTGATGCTACTTACTCCGATGAAGAGCTGGCACGGCTGGCTGAGCTCGCTGCTAAACAGGGCGAGCACGCAGAGCAGGAATATTCCCTTCAGGAGCTGAGCAGGGAGGAGATCGCCGAGCTGTTCGCATCGAACGATTGGCGGAAGCGTTATGCAGCCCTTGAACATATGAAGCCGACGGAAGAAGATCTGCCGCTGATCGCGAAGGCGCTCGAAGATGAGCACGGCTCGATCCGCCGATTGGCCGTCGTCTATCTGGGGGATATCGGCGGCAAACAAGTCCTGCCCTATCTGTATCAGGCGCTGAAGGACCGCTCCGTGCAGGTGCGCCGAACGGCAGGGGATACGCTGAATGATATCGGGGATACCGATGCACTGCAGCCGATGAGCGAAGCGCTTCGCGATCCGAATAAACTGGTGCGCTGGCGGGCAGCCCGGTTCCTCTATGAATTCGGCGATGAGAGCGTGCTCGATGCGCTGCGTGCTGCCGAGGATGATGAAGAGTTTGAGGTCAGCCTGCAGGTGAAGATGGCCATCGAACGCATCACCAGCGGCGAGGAAGCGGCGGGATCCGTCTGGCAGCAGATGGCGCGCAGCAGAGGGAAGCAGTAA